One genomic region from Bacteroidota bacterium encodes:
- a CDS encoding T9SS type A sorting domain-containing protein has product MRKTLLLIVLLLGGNMAIQAQVTNGLVAKYSFNGGNADDEVGSNHGTVTGATLTTDRFGNADMAYSFDGIDDHIDLTDGAEFQMGTGDFSISLWVNYTVAQQGVIFSKRDGATSNYSQYNISVIANPQFGGISKNVWTFERCSASDDRSALVGDISGSWKHVVFVHGYMDSTIIYVDGQYVAHDMGWFGGQFNVAGRPLVLGYHSENMANFFNGQLDDMRVYNRKLGESEVITLYNELNPALAIDPQANPAQAITVFPNPTNSMLQIAVAQPTTITVVDVLGKHHSTIAIETEKTLDVSEFESGIYFLRDLNTGKAIKFIKE; this is encoded by the coding sequence ATGCGAAAAACTCTACTTCTTATTGTTTTGCTACTTGGCGGCAACATGGCCATTCAAGCCCAAGTTACCAATGGACTCGTCGCCAAATACTCCTTCAACGGCGGCAATGCCGACGACGAAGTTGGCAGTAACCATGGTACCGTGACCGGCGCCACGCTAACCACTGACCGCTTTGGCAACGCAGACATGGCCTATAGCTTTGATGGAATTGATGACCACATTGACCTCACAGATGGTGCTGAATTTCAGATGGGTACTGGCGACTTCAGCATTTCGTTGTGGGTGAATTATACCGTCGCGCAGCAAGGTGTGATCTTCAGCAAAAGAGATGGCGCCACTTCCAATTACAGCCAATACAACATCTCTGTCATTGCTAATCCGCAGTTTGGCGGGATCAGCAAAAACGTCTGGACTTTTGAACGTTGCAGCGCGAGCGATGACAGGTCTGCCCTTGTGGGAGACATCAGCGGAAGTTGGAAGCACGTCGTTTTTGTACATGGTTATATGGACAGCACCATTATCTATGTCGATGGTCAATACGTGGCACATGACATGGGATGGTTTGGTGGTCAATTTAATGTAGCCGGGCGCCCGTTGGTACTCGGTTATCACTCGGAAAACATGGCCAATTTCTTCAATGGCCAACTCGATGACATGCGCGTTTACAACCGCAAATTGGGTGAATCCGAGGTCATTACCCTGTACAACGAGCTCAATCCAGCTTTGGCCATTGATCCGCAGGCCAATCCCGCCCAAGCCATCACCGTATTCCCAAATCCAACGAATTCCATGTTACAAATCGCTGTCGCACAACCTACAACCATCACCGTGGTGGATGTTTTGGGCAAGCATCACAGCACAATTGCCATCGAAACTGAAAAAACGCTGGATGTATCCGAATTCGAATCGGGAATCTATTTCCTGCGTGACTTGAACACGGGCAAAGCCATCAAGTTCATCAAAGAGTGA